The Salvelinus namaycush isolate Seneca chromosome 28, SaNama_1.0, whole genome shotgun sequence genome contains a region encoding:
- the LOC120022986 gene encoding protein FAM186A-like, with translation MVIKPSLPLSFTAPKSEGPDCKSGAQSERQAPEMASVKQEDCSQTLGLNVNIKDEVKEEEIETFVFHGPAGELKEKTEEHKVSLLKDKGKRKPKGMEKETEKKRHRFTPGDEDLIISGVLGHWEDLFGAQAHIRPRGSKTATWNTIAGTLTSAVARCGDDVRKKFNLIRSQVKQKVFSIRTLSTQTGGGANTVPALTDLEQQLFSRMAETEAGVGPVDLGFGLSLGEMSSSGPPPAAEGTVESALPSVTMEELPSTSPSTPWPAPTVPPQPIISHPAPSHSGTAPQPITSRPAPAHSIHSQSMNQIYFIKPFLHQQMSQSALQIPSLKPQITSNADALSGTAPQPITSCPAPSHSIHSGFSPQPITSCPAPAHSIHSGSIPQPITSGWTPQGPQANLLQQILDTQTQQIHVTQTAQHIHQALYDLLEKAHETQKAHLDVEKNRLQLDGERLRVETERLQVERERLQLEKDRLGEGEVLRQLSVSGSVALEHQTPVSSRTGSASPTLPLGTPSASVSSPLTLISPTAPHFDFLFSPFPLPVITTHSTQPSQTSPAPTSPTLTSPAPTSPTLTVSAHSLIPPTSGSVKRRVQETVRPWPAPTAKNKKHQ, from the exons ATGGTGATCAAACccagcctgccactctccttTACCGCACCTAAATCTGAGGGTCCTGATTGTAAGAGTGGAGCACAGAGTGAACGGCAGgctccagagatggcatcagtgaagcaggaagactgcagtcaaacactggggctgaatgtcaacattaaagatgaagtaAAGGAGGAAGAGATTGAAACATTTGTGTTTCATG GGCCGGCTGGAGAGCTCAAAGAAAAAACGGAAGAACACAAAGTCTCACTACTCAAAG ATAAAGGAAAAAGAAAACCGAAAGGAATGGAGAAGGAAACTGAAAAAAAGAGGCATCGATTCACCCCTGGAGATGAGGATCTCATTATTTCCGGGGTACTTGGGCACTGGGAGGACCTCTTCGGTGCCCAGGCCCACATTCGCCCCCGGGGGTCAAAGACGGCAACCTGGAACACCATCGCTGGGACCTTGACCTCGGCTGTGGCGAGATGTGGTGACGATGTCAGGAAGAAGTTCAATCTCATAAGGAGCCAAGTCAAGCAAAAGGTTTTTTCTATCCGGACATTGTCCACCCAGACTGGTGGGGGGGCCAACACCGTGCCTGCGCTGACCGACCTGGAGCAGCAACTTTTCTCCCGAATGGCAGAGACCGAAGCTGGTGTAGGGCCTGTTGATTTGGGATTTG GTCTCTCTCTGGGAGAAATGTCCAGCTCTGGTCCCCCACCAGCAGCAGAGGGAACTGTGGAGTCAGCTTTACCCTCTGTCACCATGGAGGAGCTACCCTCCACCTCACCATCAACACCTTGGCCAGCACCAACAGTGCCACCCCAGCCCATCATCTCCCATCCTGCACCATCTCACTCTGGCACCGCACCCCAACCCATCACCTCCCGTCCTGCACCAGCTCACTCAATCCACTCTCAATCAATgaatcaaatttattttataaagccctttttacatcagcagatgtcacaaagtgctttacagatacccagcctaaaaccccaaataacaagcaatgcagatgcacTCTCTGGCACTGCACCCCAACCCATCACCTCCTGTCCTGCACCATCTCACTCCATCCACTCTGGCTTTTCTCCCCAACCCATCACCTCCTGTCCTGCACCAGCTCACTCCATCCACTCTGGCTCTATACCCCAACCCATCACGTCTGGCTGGACACCACAGGGCCCCCAAGCCAATCTGCTCCAACAAAtcctggacacacaaacacaacaaatCCATGTTACACAGACCGCCCAACACATCCACCAAGCTCTTTATGATTTACTAGAAAAAGCACATGAAACACAGAAGGCACACCTGGATGTGGAGAAGAATCGGCTCCAGCTGGATGGAGAGCGCTTGAGGGTGGAGACAGAGCGCCTGCAGGTGGAGAGGGAGCGCCTCCAGCTGGAGAAGGATCGCCTGGGGGAAGGGGAGGTGCTTCGGCAGCTCTCTGTCTCCGGGTCAGTCGCCCTAGAACACCAGACGCCTGTGAGTTCAAGAACAGGCAGTGCCTCCCCCACCCTTCCTCTGGGAACACCATCAGCCTCCGTGTCCAGTCCCCTCACATTAATATCACCTACTGCACCACACTTTGACTTCTTATTTTCCCCTTTCCCATTACCGGTAATCACAACCCATTCCACCCAGCCATCACAAACCAGCCCTGCCCCAACCTCCCCCACCTTAACCAGCCCTGCCCCAACCTCCCCCACCTTAACCGTTTCTGCCCACTCTCTCATCCCTCCAACCTCTGGATCTGTTAAACGGCGAGTTCAGGAGACAGTCCGGCCTTGGCCTGCACCCACTGCTAAGAATAAAAAACATCAATAa